A region of the Planctomycetaceae bacterium genome:
GCCGTGCGTTTCTCTGGCCATGCTGTGGCCGGTCCGATGACAGAAGTCGCCGCCATACCCGGCCGCTTCGATCACACTCCGCACGGCATCGTCGACCTGCCATCCCTGCAGTGACTCGCCGGTGGCAAATGCTTTGCGAACGCAGTCAATTCCCGCGTCGCGGGCCGCTGCGACGATATCAAAGACCTTTGCATATTTTTCCGGAACTGTCTTGCCCACGTAGCCGGTTCGCGTCAGATCGCTGTAGATGCCGTCCGGCTGGTCCAGCTTTGCCCACAGGTCAACCAGCACAAAGCTGCCTTCGCGAATCGTGGTATTGGTTCCGGTTCCGGTTTCATAGTGCGGGTTTCCGCCGTTTCCGTCGACTCCCACAATCGGCGGGTGATAGGTCGTCATCCTGTTGTCGGCAAAGTGCTGCATGATGAGGTCGCGGACGGCGACTTCCTGCACAGTGCCTCCGGACCGCACCTGATCGGCGATGAAAGCCCAGACTTTTCCGAACGCCGCATCGGTAAGTTCGGATGCTTTCAGGTGCAGCCGCAGTTGCTCGTCGGTCAGTGTCGCTTCAAACAGCGAAATCAGATCTCCCGACGACACCACATCGCAGCCAAACGAACGCACCAGCTCCACGGTTCCCGCATCGACTCGCGAAATATAGGGATTCGCATTGCGCGGCGAATATTCCATCGCGACAGTTTTCGCGCCGCGAACCATCTGCTCGACACCGGCGTTCAGTTCCTGCCAGGTCAGGTAGATGTGTTTGTCACCGGGCAGATGGTCCAGCACATCACTTTCAATGCGATGCACAAGTTTCGACGGTGTTCCTTCAGCGGGAACAAAATAGAAGAACCGCCGGGACGCCACGAAGTCACCGGGCAACTGCAGGACTCGCTGAGCGAGCACGTTGCTGCCCCGAAAGTCATACAGCAGCCAGCCATCGAAACCAAATTCGGACAGAGCGTTCTGAATCGCCGTCAGATCAAACATGCTCATCCACCGTTCGAACGATGCGCGAATTCATGACCGCACCTTCGGGAAGTCGAACCGGATGCCGGGTGGCATTGCCGTCAACCGAAACGATGACTTCACCGGCACAGGGAGGCAGTTCGGCAGGGTGACGCAGATAGACGCTGTCCGGACCGACCTTAGCGAGGTCAAATGCCGTCCCGTTCGCGTGCAATGTCAGTCGCACTTCGGCAGAATATGGCTTGTTTACGGAGTCAATCATGGCGGCCACCGTACCGATTTGGAATATTTGCGAGTCTGGTCGCTTCACGAGCGGAACGTGAACTTACGCGACCGGTTGATCTTCAATCTGGCGAGGATACCAAGTGCCGTGTATGGCTGGCAAGAAGAGGCGAAAGATCGTGTTAAGCGTTACGCCGATTCCCGCGGAATTCAACTGACCGATTGGCTGGGACAGGGGTTCGATGGTGTCGTCGTGAGAACGAACGTGAAAACGGCATTGAAAGCCCTGGCATTCGAGCCGCTGTATCAGAAGGAACGCGATGTCTATCTGCGGCTTCGGGAACACCAGGTGCAGGAGATCATGGGATTCTCCGTGCCGGTGATGTTCGCGTTCGACGACGATTTGTGGGTCATTGAAATGGAAGTCGTCACGCCTCCCTACGTTCTGGACTTTGCCGGCGCGTACCTTGACCGGCGACCCGATTTTCCCGACGACGTGATGGAAGAGTGGCAGGCGGACAAGCTGGAGCAATTCGGCGAAGAACGCTGGTCCGTCGTTCGATCATTGATGGCCCACTTCGCTCGCATGGGAATTCATCTGGCCGATGTGAAACCGGGGAACGTAACGTTCGCGGACTGATGCGGTGTCGCGCCGCGCGGCTCGGCGGGAGCCTCGCCCTCCCGATCGTCCGTCGCAGATCTGCATTCATCAATTCGCGACTGACACTGCTCTACGCTGCGTCTTCGCGGCGCAGTTTTTCGATCTGGCCTTCGGACAGCCGCACGATGCGATGGGCCAGCCGGGCGACGGCTTCGTCGTGAGTGACCATCACGATCGTTAGCTGGCTGTCCTGATTCAGCCGGTTCAGCGTTTCCATGATTTCACCGCCGGTCGACGAATCCAGATTCCCCGTGGGTTCATCGGCCAGCAGGATTTCCGGTTTGCCGATCAGTGCCCGGGCGATGGCGCCGCGCTGCATTTCGCCGCCGGAAAGTTCGGACGGGCGGTGTTTGATGCGATGTTCCAGGCCGACCTGCTGCAGAATGTCCATCGCCTGTTCTCGCACCTGTTTCCGCTGCTTCCAGTAGCTGAACAGCGAATGGCGAATCATCAGCGGCGTCATCACGTTTTCCAGCAGCGTGAGTTCCGGCAGCAGATGATAGAACTGAAAAATGAAGCCGAACACGTGATTGCGAAGCTGATCGCGGGCCTTCTGGTTCAGGTTGTCAATCCGGCGGCCTTCCAGCAGCACTTCGCCAACGTCCGGTGAATCCAGCAGGCCCATGACGTGCAGCAGCGTGCTTTTTCCGGAACCGCTCTGACCGACCACGGAAACAAATTCGCCGCGATTGGCGGCCAGTCCGGCGCCGCGCAGGACGGGGATTTTGTGTTCGCCCTTGGTGTAGGCTTTTTCGATCGCCAGAGCGGAAATCAGCGGTTGATTCATGCGGACAGTTTCAGTCATGGGGATTCCAGTTTGCGATGGTCCGTATTCAGCGATTTGCGTTCAGTTGGCAAACTGAACACGGGAAACTGAATGTTCCTCTGCCCCTACTCGTACCTCAGAGCACGAACGGGATGCAGCCGGGAGGCTCGGCGAGCGGGAAGGACGCTGGCCAGCACGGCGATGCCCACCGCACCGAGTGCCACGCAGAACACCATCATCGGACTGACCTGAGTGGGGATTTCGAAGAAGTAGTAGATCTTTTCGTCGAACACTTTGCGGCCCGTCAGCCAGCTCAGAGCGTCCTCAATCTGGTTGATGTATTTCACGAACAGCAGGCCGATGGTGACTCCCGCCGCGCTGCCGACGATGCCCAGGCCAAGTCCGTAGCTGAGGAAGATCGACATCACTCCCGCGGAACTCGCACCCAGCGATTTCAGAATGCCGATGTCCCGGGTCTTTTCCACGACGATCATGAAGAAAATCGCCAGGATGCCGAAGCCCGCGACGGCGATGATCAGAAAAAGCAGCACGTTCAGGATGGCGGTTTCGACGTCGACGGCCGACAGCAGCAGTCCCTGCTTGGCTTCCCATGTCCTGACGGATACTTCGCCGGGCAGAAAGGCCGCCTGCAGCCGCCTGACGACTTCTTCCGCGTCGTCATAGTTCTTCAGCTTGATCTGAATGGACGTAATCGCTTCGGAACCCGGCACAACCAGGCCGTTTTCCCGCCGCACCATGCCGCGGACCTTCTGAAGTTCATCCAGATTCATAAGCACAAGATTGCCATCGTATTCGCTCATGCCACTGCGAAACAGGTCGACAACGGTGGCCTGAAAACTGACCGGTGTGGGAGGCGTACCGGCCGTCATTGTTGTAATGATGATGTCCTCACCGGGTTTCTTCATGTAGTGCTTTTCCGACTTGCCGGTGCGGGGATCTTCGGCCAGAAAACTGACGAGTCCGTCACCGATGTAGATGCGAGCCGCAAGCGGCGCACCATTCGGAGCCTGGCCGCCGGGCACATGTTCCGGAAACGGATCGTCCGCGAAGACCGGAGGAGGCGCCGGCGCGGCCGATTCGGCGAGGTGACCATCGCCGGCGGGGAATGCTTCGTCGCTGGATTCGAATTCCGGAGCGGCGATGTCTTCGGGAACGTTGCCAGGCGGCGCGTCGTGCGCCTGATCTGACGTTGCCGGCGTTCGGCGTTCCGGCTGCAGGAACAGAGCTTCCTCTGACTTGACCAGTTTGCGGTATTCGGCGCTTTGCGGAGTCAGATTCCAGCCCAGAGGTTCATCTTCGGAACGCTCAGCCGGCTGCACGACGCGACCGTCCTCGATGACCGGGTTGTAGCTGGCAAGGTAACTTCGCAACGGGCCGACGCTGGCTTTTCCTGCCGGGTCAATGCCGACGACGATCACGTCGGTGGTGTAGTTCTCACCAGTCAGCGGATCGCTAAACGTAATCATCGCCGGAACTTCGACCGTGGGCGTCATCGCTGCGACGTAGTCTCCGACAGCGTCCCGGACGCGGGCCATCTGAGCGTCGGCGTCGCGGATGCCGTCCATGCTGCGGGCTTCGACGACAATATCCGCCAGAAACCCGTGAATTCGGTCCCGCATTTCATTGCTGAAGCCGGCCATCACGCTGTTGACGACAATCATCGTCGCCACGCCCAGCATGACGCTGATGATGCTGGCCAAAGCAATATAACGTGTCCGCAAATACCGCAGGCACAGCAGCAGTTTGTACATCGTCGGCACTCCCTTGCCCTTGAGATGACAGCTTCAAGCCGGTGAGAAGTCGGCTGCAACGCGGCTCCACCGGGCTCCCGGAGGATGAAGCGGCGCGGATTCTGGCAGATCCTGCCGATTCGGGCAATGGGAGGTCAGGCGACGGGACGTGCGTGCAGGGGTGCAGCACTGGTTCTCAGGTTCCGGCCTGGGAACCGATATCCTCGATGCTTTGCTTCGCCGCGGGCCGTGATGCATTCGAATGCAGGTTGGCCCGCCAGAATGGACGGCAGGGAGTCGGTGAGCGGACGGCGGTCGAATGTTGAACGGCGAACCTGAGCATCGGGAACCGACATTCCCCAACCGGAGCTTGCAAACTCGTGGAACGAGCGGATTCAGTCGTCGGATCCGCCTTCATGCCGCAGCAGCGGGAAGAAGATTACATCGCGGATGCTGCGGCTGTTGGTCAGCAGCATCACCAGCCGATCGATGCCGATCCCGAGTCCTCCGGCCGGAGGCATTCCGACTTTCAGTGCTTTGACGAAGTCGTGGTCCATTTTGGCCATGGAGTCTTCTTCGGACAGGCCCTGCAGTTGAGTTCGAAACAACTGCTCCTGCAGCCGGGGATCGTTGAGTTCCGTGTACGCGTTCGCCAGCTCCATGCCCTGGATGAACAACTCGAAACGTTCGGCGATCTCCGGATTGTCGCGCTTGCGTTTCGTCAGAGGACAGATTGACGCGGGATAGTCGATTACGAAGACCGGCCCCTGCAGATGATCTTCAACGGTGGCTTCGAAGACTTCGTTGACGACGACATCCGGATGAACTCCGGCGGTTTCGATTCCGTGCTTCGCGGCGACTGCGGCGACGGAAGCGGCGTCCGACATGTCGCAGCCGGCGTGTTCCCGAAACAGATCGCTGTAAGTTCTGCGCGGCCAGGGAGGCGTCAGATCGATGGTATCTTCGCCCCACGGCAGCACCAGCGAATCACTGACGGACCTTGCGGCGTTGACGACGATCTGTTCCGTCAGTTCCATCATCGTTTCGTAGTTGCCGTACGCCTGATAGATCTCAATCATCGTGAATTCCGGATTATGAGTCGCGTCGACTCCTTCGTTCCGGAAGACACGTCCGATTTCAAACACCCGCTCGATACCGCCCACCATCAGCCGCTTCAGATGCAGCTCAAGTGCGATTCGCAGATAGAGCTCCATATCGAGTGTATTGTGATGCGTCACGAACGGACGCGCGGCGGCTCCGCCGGCGACCGCGTGCAGGACCGGCGTTTCGACTTCGTGGTAGCTTTGTTCACGCAGCGTCCGACGGACAGAATCCAGGATCCGTGACCGCCGCAACATGCGGTCCAGCACACCGTCGTTGTAGATCAGATCCAGATACCGCTGCCGAAGCAGTGTTTCGATGTCCTTGACGGCGTGGAATTTTTCGGGCGGCTGAGCCAGCGACTTGCACAGAATGGTGAGCCGCTCGACCTTCACCGATTCTTCTCCGGAATCGGTCCGCCAGGCTTTGCCGTCGATGCCGATCAGGTCGCCCAGATCCAGGGTTCCCATCAGTTCCCACTGTTCTTCCGTCAGGTCGCCGCGGGAAAACAGCAGTTGAATGCGGCCGGTCTGGTCTTTGATGTCGTAGAACCGCAGCTTGCCGGCTTTTCGCCGCAGCATGATTCGTCCGGCGACTCGCAGGTCAGGCCCTGACACGCCGGAGTCCGCCGGCACCAATTGGCGGGCCGCTTGAATCGCCATGCGTCCGTCGAATCGCTGTCCCCACGGATCGTGGCCGAGACTTTCGATCTTTTCGAGCTTTTCCAGACGCGCCTTTTCAAAGCGGTCCGGCTTCGTTTCTGACATTTCGACTGAGATCCTGCACCGGTAAATCGTGACCTGACAAGCGGCGCGGAATCTTGCGGGAACGAAACAGAAACGTCAAACGACGAAGATCTGACGGGCAACGCTGTGACGCATTTGAATCGCTTGGCCCGCGGCAGAAAGCCAGGTTGCGGGCAACCTGTACTGCCTGGCCATCGGCCACGGTTCAAGCGTTAAACGCGGTTGCGGACGCGCACAAAAAAAGCCGGACTGAGTTTTGGCTCAGTCCGGCTGAGGATTGTTTCGCGGCGTCCGCTTAAAGCGGCAGCGCTTCGTTTCTGTCATGCGTCAGTTCGGACTGTCGAGTTCCGAAGTCGCACAGTTCTTCGCGAACAATGTTCATCGCCTTGGGAGCTTCAATTCCGATTCGAACCGAATTCGGACCAATGCGAACGACCGTGATGGCGACATCGTCTCCGATCAGGATTCGTTCGCCCGACTTGCGTGACAAAACCAGCATGTGATTTCTCCCTGTCCTTCCGTGATTCGGACTTCCCTGCTCCGACCGGGCCTGTCAACACGACATCGACAGGATAAAGAATTTGCCGCCACCAATCCCGCTTCGGCCGATTCTGCCGACATCACATTGACTGCGACATCAGAACGATAGCAGCCCGCAAAAAGACTGCCAACCCCAATCTGCACAATTCACAGGCTGCTTAAATTCTGCGCAAAATCTTAATCTGCCGAACTGCTTAGTTTTTGAGCAACGCCGAAATCGGAGCCGCCTGCCAATCTGGCACTCACTGGCTTCGGTTGAATCCGGACTTGCGATTTGGTCTGCTTCCCTTGGTTTTTTCGGGGAAAACATCGGTTCCGCGGGCGACGGCGGACACTGTGGAGGATCAGTTCGTGACCAGAATCGGAATCATTGGAATCGGCTTCATGGGCTACACGCACTTCGAGGGAGCCCGTGATCTGCAGGGTGCCCGCGTCACCGCCATCGCGACTCGCGACGCAAAAAAACGGTCGGGCGACTGGAATGGAATCCAGGGCAACTTCGGGCCGCCCGCGGGTTCCGTCGACGTCTCCGGGCTGAAGTGCTACGCCGACTATCACGACCTGCTGGCCGATCCGGACATCGATCTGGTTGACGTCTGCGTGCCCACGGACAAGCACAGCGACGTGGTGCTCGAAGCTCTGAAGGCCGGCAAACCAACGCTGGTGGAAAAGCCGATCGCCGTTGATCTGGACGAAGCCACTCAGATGGTGGCCGCCGCCGAAACCGCCGGAGTCCCGTTGCTGGTGGCTCACGTGCTGCCGTTTTTCCCCGAGTTTCGGTTCGTCACGGAGGCGGTCCGGTCGGGAGAATTCGGTTTACTGAAAGCCGGTCACTTCAAGCGAGTCATCTGTCCGCCGGAATGGTCCAGCGGCATGTCGGATTTCCGGAAACTCGGCGGTTGGGGCATCGATCTGCACATTCACGACAACCACTTCATCGCTCACGCCTGCGGCCGGCCCGACGCCGTGTTTTCCACCGGCCTGCTGCAGGACGGTTTGGTCAACCACGTGCATACCTCTTATATCTACCCGGATGGCGGTCCGGCGGTGACGTGCGTCAGCGGCGGCATCGCGGCGAAGGGATTTCAGTTCGGCCACGGCTTCGAACTTTACTTCGACGACGCCACTGTGCTGTACGACGCCGGAACCTACGGAGGCGAGTGGGTGGTCAACCGCCCGTTGACGGTGATTCGCAATGACGGTTCGGTGACGGTTCCGGAATTGGCCGGCGGAGACAAGTGGTGTTCAGCGTTCACGCGGGAACTGGAAACCGCAGCTTCGGCGCTGCAGGGAAACCAGGACGCGGGGCCGCTTTCGTCGTCGCTGGCACTGGACGCGCTAAAGATGTGCTACGCCGAAGCGGAAAGCATCGCGAGCGGAAAAGCGGTCGGCTGCTGATGGTCGGCCAGACGCGATGATTGGAGTGCGATGGTTCAGCGTCGCCCTGGATTTCGAGAATTTGTCGGATTCCGCGTTGTCGCTCGATTCAACGAAAATCGCTGACAAGGCGAAAAGGAAAGCGGCGACGAGTCACCGCAGTCCAAAGTTGCTTCATGTTACAGCGCTCGCCGCGAACGACCGATCGCCGCTTCCATGACCGCATTTCCCGACGAACGTGACACCAACTGGCGGCGACGTCTTCGTTCGGCAGTCCTGAAATGGTACGACGGAAATGGCCGCCGGCTGCCGTGGCGCGAGTCGGCGGATCCGTATCGCATCTGGGTCAGCGAAATCATGCTGCAGCAGACCACGATCGCGGCGGTGATTCCGTACTTCGAACGTTTCACGCAGCGCTTTCCCGACGTCAACGCGCTGGCAGCCGCGGATCAGTCGGAGGTGCTGCGATTGTGGGAAGGACTCGGCTACTACAGCCGGGCTCGCAATCTGCACAAAGCCGCGATCGAAATCGTGGATCGGTTCGCCGGAACGTTTCCTGATTCTGCGGCGGAACTCGTTCAACTTCCCGGCATTGGACGCTACACGGCGGGAGCGATCGCGTCCTTTGCGTTCGGTCAGCCGGCCGGGATTGTCGAAGCCAACACTCTGCGGCTGTATTCGCGTTTGATCGCAATGACACAGGATCCCCGCGGCACGGCTGGTCAGAAAACGCTGTGGAGTTTCGCCGACTGGATCGTCGCCCCCGGACGACCGGCCGATTTCAATCAGGCCGTCATGGATCTCGGATCGACGGTGTGCCGGCCGACAGCCCCGGAATGTTCGGCGTGTCCGCTGAAGTCCTGCTGTGCGGCCTTTTCGCGCGGCATGCAGGAATCGATCCCGCTGGCCGGAAAGAAGCCCGGCGTCACCGACGTCACCGAAGTGTCAATCGCCGTACGCCGCGGCGGGCGATACCTGCTGCGTCAGCGGACGTCGGACGAACGCTGGGCCGGGTTGTGGGATTTCGTGCGTTTCGAAGTTGCGGACGACGACGTTCGCAATCTGGACGTGCCGACTCGCCCGCAGCACTCGGCAGCAGCGGCAGGCTGTTCTGTTTCGCGAACTACAAGCGACGCAGCACCCGCTTTCGAGCAGCGTCGCAGCGGAATTCGAAACTCGCACGGGGCTGCGAATTTCCGGCGTTGTGCCTGTCGTGCAGATTATGCATACCGTGACGCGGTACCGGATTCGGCTGCTGTGCCTGGTGACGGATGACGCACAGGGCCGCGTGTTGCGGACTTCCGGATACCGCTGGTTTCCCGCGTCGAAGCTGGCAAGTCTGCCGTTGTCGACCAGCGGCCGGAAGTTCGCGGACACTCTGGTTTGAACCGACACCGGCCGCGTCAATCAGATCGGTGCGTGCCGAAAGTCAATGGACCGCGCCGCGAACGGCGGAAGACTCCGCGAACCACAATTGTCCCGTTCAAAACCGTGCGGCGCCGGAATTCGGCCGCACTTTGGAAGTGCACCGGGTGGTTTCCCTGTTGCGGTCATGGAATGGTTTGGCGGACGCAGTTTTCCCGCGTATGCTGGTGACTGGCTGCGGTGGTTGTCGACCACGATGACGGCGCTGGCGGGCCGCAACGGTGGTCGTTCGAGGAATCAGCGACTCGCACACGGATCGTTCGGAGCGGAATTCGTTTACGTTCGAAAGCGAGTCTTCGCTCTGCGTTTGAGGCTCAGAATTCAAGTCTCACACCGGCGGAACGGGCGCGACGCGGACCGGAATGTCGGGGAACAGGAACTTCGCGAATTGGAAATCGGTCGGCCGGGAAGTGGTGTCCATGCCGGGAAATCGCACAACCTCGCACTCCGCCACCGATTTCGGCAAGTTGCCGGGAGCGGCCGCCAGTGTTGCAGGGTCGGACAGTGCTTCGGTGCTGCACAAGGTTCGCCGGCGGCCTCGGGCACGACACCGCCGCCGCGGTCAGGCTCCTGCGTGGATTCAGTGGCTGGCCCGGAAGGCCGGAACGCTTCGAGCGTTTCTGACTCAGACAGTTCCCGGCTACGCGGCCGATCACCGTGAGGAAGTGCTGACGACCAGCGTCAGCTTTGTGGCTCACCTGTTTGTGGCGCTGATCCTGGCATTCTGGATGCTGCCGCCGGAAGCTCTGGACGGCTGGGGCATTCTTTCAACGCGAGTTGTCGAGGAAGACCCGCCGGAAGTCGTTGACGTGCAGGATGTCGTCCAGCCGGATTCGCTGAAGGATCTGGAAGTTGAAAGCCAGTTGCAGCAGTTGGTGTCAGCAATCGAAGACGGTCGCAACACGGATGTCCTGAAGGAAATTCAGGAACAGGACCTGGCGCTGGATCTTGAGCCGGTCGATGCCGACATCCAGCGGCTGTTCAAGGAAGGCGACTTTGGAGGCCGGACGGGGCTTGGCAGAAAGGCGGCGGTGAAGCGCTTCGGAGGTACCGTCGAAAGTGAACGCGCCGTGAACCTGGGACTGAAGTGGCTGGCGGGAATTCAGCGTCAGGACGGTTCGTGGAGTTACGACGATGTCGGCGCAGAAGCTCAGCCGGGAAGTTTGAACACAACTCAAATGGGCGCCACGTCAATGGCGCTGCTGTGTTTTCTGGGAGCCGGACATTCTCACGCAACTGACGGGCCGTACAAAGACGTCGTGCTGAACGGTCTGAAGTACCTTGGCCGCAACGCCGTCGTGTCGCAGGGACTGGCCGACATGCGCGGGAATGCTCAGGGGAATTCCGGCATGTATGTGCAGGGCCTGGCGACGATCTGTCTGACGGAAGCGCATGCTCTGGAACCTGACGATACCGACATCACAAAGATGGCGGGCATGGCGGTTGCCTTCATCGAACGCGCGCAGGATCCGCGCGGCGGCGGCTGGCGCTATCAGCCTCGACAAAAGGGAGACACCAGCGTCGTCGGCTGGCAGGTGATGGCTCTTCGCAGCGCGAAGTCAGGAGGCCTGCGGGTCGATAACAGCGTGCTTCGCGACGCCCGCAACTTTCTGGTGTCCGTGCAGACTCACGGCGGAGCTCGTTACACCTACATGCCGGAGCGTGATCACGGCAGCATCCCGACGATGACCGCCGTCGGACTGTTGTGCCGAATGTACATGGGCTGGCGTCAGGACACCGAAGCACTGAAGGAAGGTGTTGAGTACCTGTCGGCCATCGGGCCCAGCAGCAACGACATCTACTACAACTACTACGCGACTCAGGTCGTGCATCACTGGGGCGGCGACGTCTGGACGAAGTGGAACAACCGCATGCGAGACCAGCTTGTGGAGACTCAGATTCAGGACGGTCCGGCGGCCGGAAGCTGGCCCGTCACGGATCCTCACGGTGGTTCGGCGGGACAGTTGTATCAGACGACGCTCAGCATTCTGACGCTGGAAGTCTACTATCGACACCTGCCGCTGTACCGGCAACTGGACGAATAGAACGGCGCCGGCTCGGACCAAACGATTAAGGAGCGTCGACGGTGTTTGGTGGCGCGATGTCCGCAGCGGTGGTTTCGGCGGAAGCGGCGTCGGTTGCAGAAGGCAGCGTCGTCACCGCAGCATTTTCCTGCGCGGTTTGACGATCCTGCTGCGAGGCTGCGCGCAGAACCCATTCCGAGTTCACCTGGTACCACTGATAGGCCAGCATGGAGGCCACGGGCAGCAGTGTCAGCGCGACTACCAGGTTCAGCTTTTCTCCGAAGGTCATCGGCGGTTTCCTGCGAGTTTCGCTTTCGCGCTGCTTCATCGCTTCTTCATACCACCGAGCGCTCATCAGCTCCTGTTCGGCCATCTTTCAGACTCCGCGAGAGATCTGCGCGTCGCCCCGAAGTTGAGGACTCAGCGCGGCGTAACGGAAGCCCGACCTCTGCGACATCAGGCAGTTCGGTCGAGTCGTTCCGGTGCGGCTCCGCAGGAGAATCCTAAGACAGGAATGGCCCCCTTCCGGAAAGCACGCAGGCAAATCCTGCGAATTCTGGTTACTCCTCCCCGCAGGGGATGAATTTTCGGAGCAACTGCTACGTTACTCCGGGTTAGCGTGAGCCGTGAAGGCCCTGGTGCGACTGGCGAATTTTGTCGACCAGCATCTGATTGCGCAACTGAGCTTCCGCGACGGCTGCCTGAGCGTCGGCAATGGCCTGTTCCTGCTGGCTTCGCACGTTTTCCGAGTAGGCATTGATCTGTGCCTTCTTTTCGGCGATGTAGTTGTCGGCGGTCTGCCAGCACATGCCAACCGCCAGCACCAGCGCGGCCGGCCCCAGCGTCATGGCCGCAAGGAAGTTGACCTTTTCGGCGGACGTCCGGGGCGGCTGAGTGTTCTTCATCGAGTTGTATTCACGCCGAACCTCGTATTCTGCTTCCTCAAGCAGCTGAGCAGTTACCAGTTTCTGATCGGCCATGTTCCGACTCCCGAAATCACTGTGTGAGAAAACATGCACGCAACGATAGAACACGCAGGTGAGCTTTCCCGGGAATGACCAGAATTCTCCGACTCACCGGCAGTCCCGGCGCCGGCCGTGTGAATTCAACGGAATAATCCGGCCGTACCCGCAGGAACAGCCCGACACCGCCGCCAGGCACCGCCGGTTCGGTTATTCCGATTCTTCCAGCCGACGGAGGGGTGCGTTCAGGGTCGCGCCGGGAATCGGTCCGCCTTTCTGCAACCGGCGTGTCACCGGTGCGATTCGGTGACCGGTGCGCGGTGGTCGTCAGGAAACCGCGTAGGCCATCTTCAGCGCGGAAACGATCTGTTCCGGAGCGTCGTCCTGCAGCAGGACCGGGTGGTGCAGTGTCAGCAGGCCGGAATGCAGCGCGGCGGCATTCTTCAGGTCGCCGACGGCTCGGAATCGGCTTTTGCTGTGTGTCAGATTCAGTGCCGGGAATCCCGCGTCGATGGCGATTCCCTGCGATCGGCATCGGCGCGAAATGTCGTCGCGATCGATCTCCGGGTGATTGTGCAGAAGTGCGAGCTTGTAGAACGCCGGCATGTTCGACGTGGTCGCGGGATCAGGGTCGATTGCCGCGCGGCAAAAAGCTGCAGGCTCATTCACGTCGTCCAATAACGAAAGCAGCCGGCGCACATGACGAAGTCGCGTGGCATTGCGTTCGTCGAGCTGCCGCAGTTGAGGAAGCAGGACGGCGGCCTGCATTTCGGACAACGGATAGGCGTCGTTGCCGCGCTGAGTGTAAAGCCGAATTCGCTGAGCGTACGTTGCGTTGCCGGTCACGATCGCTCCGCCGCGACCGGACGTCAGAAGTTTGCTGCCACCGAAACTCAGCACGCCGATGTCGCCGACCGACCCCGCGCGGTGGCCGTCCAGGGTTGCTCCCGCCGCCTGACAGGCATCTTCGATGACCGGGATGCCGTGTTCGGATGCGACGTTCATGACATCCGAAAGACGGGCCAGGCTGCCGTGCAGATGGCTGCACACGATGGCTTTCGTTCGTTCGGAAATCGCGGCCGGCAATTCATCCGGATCCATCACCGGCAGTCCGGGCAGCGTGTCGATCAGTACCGGCACGGCTCCTGTGATCAGAACA
Encoded here:
- a CDS encoding ABC transporter permease encodes the protein MYKLLLCLRYLRTRYIALASIISVMLGVATMIVVNSVMAGFSNEMRDRIHGFLADIVVEARSMDGIRDADAQMARVRDAVGDYVAAMTPTVEVPAMITFSDPLTGENYTTDVIVVGIDPAGKASVGPLRSYLASYNPVIEDGRVVQPAERSEDEPLGWNLTPQSAEYRKLVKSEEALFLQPERRTPATSDQAHDAPPGNVPEDIAAPEFESSDEAFPAGDGHLAESAAPAPPPVFADDPFPEHVPGGQAPNGAPLAARIYIGDGLVSFLAEDPRTGKSEKHYMKKPGEDIIITTMTAGTPPTPVSFQATVVDLFRSGMSEYDGNLVLMNLDELQKVRGMVRRENGLVVPGSEAITSIQIKLKNYDDAEEVVRRLQAAFLPGEVSVRTWEAKQGLLLSAVDVETAILNVLLFLIIAVAGFGILAIFFMIVVEKTRDIGILKSLGASSAGVMSIFLSYGLGLGIVGSAAGVTIGLLFVKYINQIEDALSWLTGRKVFDEKIYYFFEIPTQVSPMMVFCVALGAVGIAVLASVLPARRASRLHPVRALRYE
- a CDS encoding carbon storage regulator, whose translation is MLVLSRKSGERILIGDDVAITVVRIGPNSVRIGIEAPKAMNIVREELCDFGTRQSELTHDRNEALPL
- a CDS encoding M24 family metallopeptidase, which codes for MFDLTAIQNALSEFGFDGWLLYDFRGSNVLAQRVLQLPGDFVASRRFFYFVPAEGTPSKLVHRIESDVLDHLPGDKHIYLTWQELNAGVEQMVRGAKTVAMEYSPRNANPYISRVDAGTVELVRSFGCDVVSSGDLISLFEATLTDEQLRLHLKASELTDAAFGKVWAFIADQVRSGGTVQEVAVRDLIMQHFADNRMTTYHPPIVGVDGNGGNPHYETGTGTNTTIREGSFVLVDLWAKLDQPDGIYSDLTRTGYVGKTVPEKYAKVFDIVAAARDAGIDCVRKAFATGESLQGWQVDDAVRSVIEAAGYGGDFCHRTGHSMARETHGNGTHIDNLETHETRRILPRTLFTIEPGIYLPDFGIRSEVDVYIHADGTVQVTGGEPQTEVVAILAE
- a CDS encoding Gfo/Idh/MocA family oxidoreductase, giving the protein MTRIGIIGIGFMGYTHFEGARDLQGARVTAIATRDAKKRSGDWNGIQGNFGPPAGSVDVSGLKCYADYHDLLADPDIDLVDVCVPTDKHSDVVLEALKAGKPTLVEKPIAVDLDEATQMVAAAETAGVPLLVAHVLPFFPEFRFVTEAVRSGEFGLLKAGHFKRVICPPEWSSGMSDFRKLGGWGIDLHIHDNHFIAHACGRPDAVFSTGLLQDGLVNHVHTSYIYPDGGPAVTCVSGGIAAKGFQFGHGFELYFDDATVLYDAGTYGGEWVVNRPLTVIRNDGSVTVPELAGGDKWCSAFTRELETAASALQGNQDAGPLSSSLALDALKMCYAEAESIASGKAVGC
- the lysS gene encoding lysine--tRNA ligase; its protein translation is MSETKPDRFEKARLEKLEKIESLGHDPWGQRFDGRMAIQAARQLVPADSGVSGPDLRVAGRIMLRRKAGKLRFYDIKDQTGRIQLLFSRGDLTEEQWELMGTLDLGDLIGIDGKAWRTDSGEESVKVERLTILCKSLAQPPEKFHAVKDIETLLRQRYLDLIYNDGVLDRMLRRSRILDSVRRTLREQSYHEVETPVLHAVAGGAAARPFVTHHNTLDMELYLRIALELHLKRLMVGGIERVFEIGRVFRNEGVDATHNPEFTMIEIYQAYGNYETMMELTEQIVVNAARSVSDSLVLPWGEDTIDLTPPWPRRTYSDLFREHAGCDMSDAASVAAVAAKHGIETAGVHPDVVVNEVFEATVEDHLQGPVFVIDYPASICPLTKRKRDNPEIAERFELFIQGMELANAYTELNDPRLQEQLFRTQLQGLSEEDSMAKMDHDFVKALKVGMPPAGGLGIGIDRLVMLLTNSRSIRDVIFFPLLRHEGGSDD
- a CDS encoding ABC transporter ATP-binding protein, which produces MTETVRMNQPLISALAIEKAYTKGEHKIPVLRGAGLAANRGEFVSVVGQSGSGKSTLLHVMGLLDSPDVGEVLLEGRRIDNLNQKARDQLRNHVFGFIFQFYHLLPELTLLENVMTPLMIRHSLFSYWKQRKQVREQAMDILQQVGLEHRIKHRPSELSGGEMQRGAIARALIGKPEILLADEPTGNLDSSTGGEIMETLNRLNQDSQLTIVMVTHDEAVARLAHRIVRLSEGQIEKLRREDAA